Part of the Natronogracilivirga saccharolytica genome is shown below.
AGGTGGTCGCCTCATCTCTTTTTTTATCTTTACCCCCCTCAGCGGGGCGCTCAACGGTCCTCCATAACCACGGCGTCCCGCTTTTTTTTTATCCCAATCCCTGGCATCCTTTTGACGTTTTTTTTGTGGAATGTTTGTACCGAATTGATCGTTGTCTACAAAACGACAATTCAAAATGACAAATAGCATACAAATCAGTAAATTAGCTCTTTGTCACTGAAAAAAACAACCATTACAAAAAACTGTTTTGCAGTACACAAACCCACCAACTGACGTTACAGCGGAAAACAGGATGAATAACAATCAGGATTCTTCCTTCAGCCGTTTCATAAAAGAGTATGAAAATGTGTTGCACCGGGTCTTCCGGGATTCACAAAATCATAAAAAAGTAAGTCTCCACAGAAGCATACCTCCCATGTTGATGAGGGACATTATGCAGTGCAAGCCCCTGAATGTATTCATCGGAAAAGAACACGGAGGCTTTGGAGGCAATGTAAGTCAATGCCTCAAAATGCTTGAAGCATCCTCTTATGAATCCCTGCCGCTCTCTTTGATGATGGGGATCAACGGTGCCCTGTTTATCCAACCTGTAAGCCGGTATGCTGACAAAAAAGTAGCAAAAGATGTGCTATGGCAGTTTGTGAATGATCAGGCAATGGGCGGATTGATGATAACCGAACCTGGATACGGATCGGATGCCTTGCATATGCAGACTGCTTACCAGGAGGCACAGAATGGTTACAGAATCAAGGGGACAAAGCACTGGGCAGGTTTAACCGGATGGGCGGATTACTGGCTTCTTACGGCCAGAAAAAGGAAAAAAGACGGTACGCTTGCACGTGACATTGATTTCTTCATTCACGACAACAGAAACTCCGGAATTGAAGTTGAAGAATATTTCGAGAATCTCGGTCTCTATATGCTGCCCTATGGCAGAAACAGTATTGATGTCACCGTTCCTGCTGATTATAAACTTGATTCAGGCTCTACAGGTATAAAGCTCATGCTGGATATGCTTCATCGCAGCCGCATGCAGTTTCCCGGTATGGCAATGGGCTTTTTGCGAAGAATTGCTGATGATGCTCTAACGCATGTCACAAACAGAAGTGTCGGCGGAAAAAGTCTTTTTTCATATGACCAGGTTAAGGAAAGGATGGTAAGACTACAGTCATGGTTCACATCCTGTTCGGCTATGTGCGCCTATACCAGTGCGCATGCTCCGATATCCAAAAACCTGTCAACCGAAGACATTCCGGCAAATGCCATCAAATCGATTGTTACAGATATGATGCAGGATGCCGCCCAGTCATTTCTGCAGCTTACCGGAGCGCAGGGGTACAAACTGGACCATATGGCCGGACGGGGAATTATCGACAGCCGGCCGTTTCAGATATTTGAAGGGTCCAATGACATTTTGTACCAGCAGATAGCCGAGTCCTTTATCAAAAGGATGAGAAAAGCCAAAATATCGGTGCTCTATGATTATCTGAAAAGTTACGAGTTAACTCAAAAAGCATCTGAATATCTGGAAAAGGATACCAATATTTCTGTTTCTGCCGATATGGCCCAAAGAAAGCAGGTTGTTCTCGGCAAAATGCTTGGTTATGTCGTAACCATGAACATGGTTCTGGACCTGGGTGAAAAGGGATTTAACAATGAGCTTATCGGGAATACCCTGAATGTTCTTTCCGTGGAAATAAAGAAGTTTCTCAATGTTCTGCACGAACTGCCGGAATCATTTCCAAGTGAAGACATTGAGAGCAGTGCAAACTGGGCTGATTTCACCAGCTGATGATAACAGACCGCACACAAAGTGCAGAAAAAATACCATTCCTGAAACGTAATCCTCTTTACTACTATTTGCCGTTTAATACCTTTATTTCGTGTGTGATCCAGGCCCCGTGCTTAAGCATTTTGTGAACCGGGCATTTTCCTGCGATGACATCAAGCTTTTGTATGTGCTCAGCATCAAGATTTCCGGATACAGAAATAATAGCATGAATGAACCGGACTTTACCCTTGTCGATCATCTGAGGTTTATCCCTGAACCGTTCATCACTGTCTTTGACAGACTTTTTTTCAGCTTCAATCGTGATCTCAACACTTTCCAGGGGGATTTTTTTATGATCGGCATACATGCGGAGGGTTATGGAAATACATGCGGCCAACGCCGAATAAACCGCTTGTACAGGTGTTGGTCCCTGATTGTTGCCACCCAGTGATACGGGTTCATCCAGAATCTGAATATGGTCACCGGTTTCAATAGTTGTGAGATACTTTGGTTCCGGGTTGAGTTTGGACTTTATCATGTAGTTCGTAGCGTTTAAAAATGATTTTTTCTATTCTGACTGTATTATTTCAGTGTTATTTGCAATAATAATCATATATAAATATATGAATTTATATAATAAAGAAAAAGCCGTTGCATTGACAGGTGCAGGGATGAGTGCGGACAGCGGTATCACCACTTTCAGGGACTCCGGTGGCCTCTGGGAAGGTGTGGATGTGATGGAGGTAGCTTCGATTGAAGGTTGGAACCGGGATCCTGAAAAGGTTCTTGAATTCTACAATTCAAGAAGGAGACAATTGAAGGAAGTTCAGCCGAATGCAGGACACCTGGCTCTGAAACAGCTGGAGAAATACTATGATGTAACAATAGTGACTCAAAACGTGGATGATCTGCATGAGCGGGCCGGTTCTTCCCGAATAATCCATTTGCATGGTGAACTGACCAAGGCAAGACCCGTAAATGCGGATGGTCCTGTGAAAGATATTGGATATGATGATATAAAACCGGGTGACAAGGACAGTGAAGGCCGGCAGCTCCGGCCTAATATCGTATGGTTCGGAGAGATGGTTCCCATGATGGAAACAGCTGCAAGGGAAGTTGCCCGGTGTGATATCCTGCTTGTCATCGGGACGTCTCTGGCCGTTTATCCGGCCGCTGGTCTGGTAGATCTCACGCAGCCCGGCACTCCCGTATACGTCATAGATCCGAAGCAGCCGGAATTCAGGTTTCAATCCAATGTTACTTTTATTCAAAAAACGGCTGCGGAGGGAACCCCAGAACTGGTTCAGGATCTGATTAAGAAGAAAAAAGAGCATTGACCGGTTTCTGTACAACGGTTTACGGATTGGTACCGTTATGAAGTCCGGGATGAAATACTCCGTGATGATATGCGAATATTGAAAAACATTAAATCAATTCATTGGTAATGAAACAGGAAGAAAAAGAAGCGTTGCTCGAATATCTGGTCCAGTTTTCAAATATTGAAAAACGGTTTCCTTTATTTCAGGGCATCAAAGATGCTGAAGCAGTGGCCGACTTCATCGGTCTGGACTCAGATCAGTTTCAGAGTATAAGAAATCACTTTGATGAGCAGGCAAAAAAGGCTGCTGAAGAGATACTCAAAGACGAAAAAATGCTGGAACTGATTGAGAGCCTGCCAATTGAGGCGGATGCTACCATAGCGGTTGTAGGTGACGCAATTACGGATGACAGGCAGGGTTGGTTTCAAATATTCCGGAACGTACTTGAAATGGCTGTTCCGAAGGCAAATTACCGGTTTATCGATGCCAGTTTAGGTGAGTCATTATCTTCGGATGCACTCCGCAGGCTGGAACGGGATGTTATTGCCCATAAACCGGACTGGATATTTGTTGCACTTGGAAGCCAGGATGCACAACGGCTGCATTTGACAACAGGACGAACACTGGTTTCTCTTGCCGAGTTTTGGGAGAACATCAATGCCATTGAATCGGCTATACTTCAAAACTGCGACAACCCGCCTGTGTGGATTACTCCACCACCGGTCATATCCGAACTGATGCAGCAAATGCCTCTTCATGCCGGTGTCGTACTTGAGGAAGACCTGAAAGAGTTCAGGGAAGTGATATCGGGTAAATCCGGTTACATAGTAGATCCCGCCGGAAAACGCATGGGTTCACCACCTGATGCCTGGAATTTTCTCAATGACGGCTTCCATCCATCACTCGCAGGGAATACTGAGACCGTAAAAAGTATCATTAAAACATTTGCTGAAGCTGAGAAGCAGGATAAGGGAGAAAATGACGGCAACGAACCAGGCGGCCCGGATGACGGATAAACCGGTCACCGTTAATCTTCTCATTGCTGCATTGGATGTCATTTAGCTAAAGAGATATGCTGATACGGGTAAATTCAACTCCCAAACTGGTTTTACCGGTAATATCATTTCCGGGACTGAAATCGACTGACTGATACATCATGGGATTCAGAAGGCCGACAGCAAAACGATCTTTGTCATCTTTAAGCTGAATAAATCCGGCAGTTGCAGGGTTCGACATGCTGCCGGATGCGTTTGTATAGTCATCGTAAAAACTGTCATATCCGCTTTGCGAGCTGAGCACAAAGGCATCAAACAAACCGAATGCAAATCCGACCCAGGCTCCGGTAGCACTGCCAAATTGCACACCTTTGACAATTTTTGATTCTGTCATCAGACTTACAGCCGTCCCGACAATCGCACCGGTAGCAGCCCCGTAAAATGTATCCAGTAAAATAAGGGTGCCGGTTGTTCCGGTTGAACTTATGGCACCGTCGACGTAGTATCCGTCTCCGGCAGCCTGAGACCAATCGTAAAACCCGGTGCCAACACCCATAATGGTCCCCATGCCAATGCCGAACCGAAGGGGATAATAGTCGATGTCACTTTTGTTCTGCAATGCTATAGTTGCACCGCCAAGAGCCGCGCCGGTTACGGCACCTGTGAACGTATTGACAGCAACGATACGCAAAGGCTGTGATTCAACTGTCCGGACTGCGGTCAGAACAATCAATAAGAGAAGTAAAACGGGGAGGCTTTTTGAATTGAGCATGGTAAATAGTTATAAAAGTACTTTGAGGAGTGACCTTTGAGGAGTGACTGTTGGAATTTATTGAATTCACGGTTTATGCCAAAATAATCGAAGTCAATTGGCATCCTGTACACAAACTGCAACGACTATGCCATCCTGTTTGTGATCTTTTCAGAACAGGAAAATGGTTGCCGCAGCAATATATTGAATAATCTGCAATGCGGTGAAAATGATTCAGGGCTTGGTTCAGTTGCCGGAAGTGACGGGATGAACAGGGTTCACGGATCACCGGAAGTGACGGGAAGCACTTTGCCATTCATGAATTTGTGAGCTTTCATTGCAAAATCTCCGATATATTCACCGATGTCTTCAGGTTTCAGCGGTGCCTTTACGCCCGGAAAAGCGGCAGAGAACATTTCTGTCTGGACGGCACCCAGGCACAGGCAGTTGACAGAGATGTTATCATCCTTCAGCTCTGCAGCCATAGCCTCTGTCCAGATACTCAGTGCACCTTTACTGGTGCTGTAGGCCGACAAACCCGGGAATTTGGAGCTGCCCTGGTATCCCCCCATGCTTCCGATAGTGACAATGTGAGCTCCTTTTGCAAAGAAAGGAAACAAAGCGCGCAGCAAACGGACAGCAGACATGACATTCATGTTCCACATCGTATTCCAGTCATCATCGGTGAGTTCCATGAAGTTTTTTTTGATGAGACCGCCTGCATTATGAACAAGTGAAGTGATCTGCAGATTCTGATCGCGGACTGCATCCACAAGATTCTGAATGGAAGAGGAGTCCAGCAGGTCGCAGGCAACGGTTTCAATTCGTTTCGGTGCTTTGGACTTCAGTTCTTCTAGCCGGTCTTTGCTCCGGGCGACGGCCAGAACATGTTTTTTTTCACCTGCAAGATATGCTGCTGTTGCATATCCGATGCCTTTGCTTGCTCCTGTGACAAGAATGGTTTTTTGAGCCATATTGGACGTAGCTAATTGGTCTATAATTCAGTAGAGTCTTCCTGCGCGGGAGATCCGGAGAGAATTCCGGAATAACCGATATCTGGTGCGAATGCAAAAGGTCTTTGAATTACGGTATCCGGATCAATATCCATCCTGGTCAGCAAATCTTCTTTTCTGGAAAGAAATGCAACCCGGTGCTCCGTCTGAATCGGGTCTGCAGGGGGCAGGTCAATTCGCTGCGGATCAACGGGTTCGCCATGTTTCCAGAACCGGAAACAAAGGTGAGGGCCGGTAGCCGTTCCCGTCGCCCCGACGTAGCCGATTATCTGGCCCTGCTCGACTTCCGTTCCGGCGCTTATACCATCAGCAAATCGTGACATATGAAGGTATCCTGTTTCGTAAATACTGTTATGTCTGATTCTGACGAAGTTTCCGTTATTTCGTCCGTATCGGGCTGCGGTAACGACACCATCCCCCACGGCTCTGATGGGAGTACCCGTAGGAGCGGCATAATCAGTTCCGTAATGCGGCATATGGCGCCGGTGTACGGGATGATACCTGTTGTGTGAAAACCGGGAGCTGATACGATTGTATTCCAGCGGAGCGGCCATGAACTGACGTCTCATGGACTTCCCGTTTTCGTCATAATACTCATCCATTCCGTTTTGTCTGTAATGAAAAGCGTAATAATTGTTGCCCCGGTGATTGAATACGGCTGCTTTTATACGGCCAATACCGGTACGCTGTCCGTCTACATATTTTTCCTCAAAATAGACCTCAAAATGATCTCCCCGCTGGATACGGTAAAAGTCTACCTGCCAGGCGTAAACTTCGGCGAGGCGGTGTGTAAGCTGCTGATCAACACCGAGTGAGCGAAGTGCCTGATATAATGAACTGTTGATTTCCCCGCTTACCAGCCGGGTGCGTGTTTCCTGAGGTTTTGAACCCCTTTCGACACTAACGGAATCACCAAGCTCAAACCGGATGAAATCTGTGCTGTTCTCCTCATAAACAATATACCGGGGTTTTGCAGCCCCGCCGGTAGTGTCTGACTGAGTGTAAATGTGAAGAGGCCGTCCGGCGCGTATCCTTCGCACATCAAAAATTCCCGAGGAAGCCTGAACAATTTCATGCACGTTACGGGGTGTGAGTCCATTATTTCTGAGTATGAAAGACAGCGACTCATTTCTTCTGATTCTGTGAGTTGTGGCTTCCAGCTCTTTGTTGATCCCAAATACATCCAGTTCAGGCTGTATTTCAACTTTTTCAGAAACAGGTTCTGCCGTGTCTGAAGTGTCATAGCTGCTGTCATCTTGGAAATGGCAGGCATTCAATGTTACAATCAGGAGCAGTGATGGCAGAATAGCGCGATGCATAAAAATGTATAAGTTGCTGAGAGTTATATAAATGGAAATAACGTTTTAATCTTTTCCCGTGTTCCCGGAATATACTTTCAAAATACACAAAGTTGCATTACCGGAACAGTATAGTTACAAACTGATTTATTTTTTAACATCATCTGGTTTCATCACTGATTCTCAGGGGAATGCTGCTGTCTTTGCCGTTCAAGCTGCCACAACCATGAGTCCAGTCCGGGGAAGCCCGGCTGTACCTGTCTCAGTTTCATTGCTGTTTCGTAAGCAGTTTCAAGCTGGCCATTCATGGCCTGGGCGCCCGACAAGTTAAACATGGCCTGAACGTCTCTTTCATTAAATTCGAGGGCCTGTTCCAGAAGGGAAATTCCCCGTTCGTAGTTGCCGTCATTTACTTCGATGGAGCCGAGCATGCGCGCGTTGTAATTGGATGGCTTCATACTCCACGCTTTTTCGAAATGGGGCCGCGCCCGGTCGAAATCGTTCATGTACTGCAGAAGCAGGCGCCCTGCAAACTGATAGGGTGAATGGTTGTACGGCTGATCCCTTATAAGACCTTTGTATTCGCTGAGAGCCTTTTCAAAGGCCCCGTTTTCGGTGTAATATTCGGCGATACTCAGCTTGGCCTGATCCCATCTTTTGGCAGTGTGAACGACATCAAAAGCCACATCATCTATAAAACCCTCCGGCTCATAGCCGTAAGGGTAACCATACGGATCCGGTTCGTCTTTAAAGGGCCATCCACCGGTAAGAAGCTGAATTCTGTGGTATGCGATCCGGTCATCAAGCTCAGAGAGCTTCATGGCATCAAAATAGTGCTCCCAGTCGCGCAGCTCAGTTAATTCAAGTTCATTTTCCAATATTCCGCTTTCCGCAAATGACTCAAAAAAGGATTTTCCGATGTGAAAATATCCGGGCTGATTTGCATGAAGGTGCTCCAGCATGAAATCAAAACCGATAATACCGTTTATGCTGTTTGCCTGCAGGCTTTCATATGCCGGGACATAATGGGCATTGTGTATTTCTGCTTTCTTCCGGATGATTTCATTGAAAATTTCAGGTGCTCTGAACTTCAGGGCATCAAGGTCTTTGGCATATTTGAATTTTTCGTAAGCATCCTGATAGTTGCCTGCCTGATAGTGTTCTTTTGCCCTTTGAAAAACTTCTTCGGCCGGGGGATGCTTGTCAGAACGGATTGAAACGAAGGGTTTCTGATCTTTCAGATTGCTTGCAATGCTTGAGATGAAAACCGGAATATCATTCTTATCGAATCGTGACAAAATTTTGTCAAGATTGCTTTCAAACTGGTTCTTGCCGAGAAGAAAAGCGTCACTGTCGAGCGTGATGGTCTGATCCTGAACCATACGCTGCATGAGTGTTCCGTCACCGGCCGGAAGCCGTTCATCGGCCATTGTTGTTGCAATCCAACCTGAAACTGTTGCAATGAAATCCCGGATAAGCATGAATGTTTTCAGACGCTGCAGTCTGAGGTAGGTGCGTACAAATCCGGGGAATGCACCGAATTGTTCGCTGGATCCGACTCCGAGGGCACCGTAGTATTCATTGTGGCCGGTAT
Proteins encoded:
- a CDS encoding acyl-CoA dehydrogenase family protein is translated as MNNNQDSSFSRFIKEYENVLHRVFRDSQNHKKVSLHRSIPPMLMRDIMQCKPLNVFIGKEHGGFGGNVSQCLKMLEASSYESLPLSLMMGINGALFIQPVSRYADKKVAKDVLWQFVNDQAMGGLMITEPGYGSDALHMQTAYQEAQNGYRIKGTKHWAGLTGWADYWLLTARKRKKDGTLARDIDFFIHDNRNSGIEVEEYFENLGLYMLPYGRNSIDVTVPADYKLDSGSTGIKLMLDMLHRSRMQFPGMAMGFLRRIADDALTHVTNRSVGGKSLFSYDQVKERMVRLQSWFTSCSAMCAYTSAHAPISKNLSTEDIPANAIKSIVTDMMQDAAQSFLQLTGAQGYKLDHMAGRGIIDSRPFQIFEGSNDILYQQIAESFIKRMRKAKISVLYDYLKSYELTQKASEYLEKDTNISVSADMAQRKQVVLGKMLGYVVTMNMVLDLGEKGFNNELIGNTLNVLSVEIKKFLNVLHELPESFPSEDIESSANWADFTS
- a CDS encoding OsmC family protein — its product is MIKSKLNPEPKYLTTIETGDHIQILDEPVSLGGNNQGPTPVQAVYSALAACISITLRMYADHKKIPLESVEITIEAEKKSVKDSDERFRDKPQMIDKGKVRFIHAIISVSGNLDAEHIQKLDVIAGKCPVHKMLKHGAWITHEIKVLNGK
- a CDS encoding SIR2 family NAD-dependent protein deacylase, which encodes MNLYNKEKAVALTGAGMSADSGITTFRDSGGLWEGVDVMEVASIEGWNRDPEKVLEFYNSRRRQLKEVQPNAGHLALKQLEKYYDVTIVTQNVDDLHERAGSSRIIHLHGELTKARPVNADGPVKDIGYDDIKPGDKDSEGRQLRPNIVWFGEMVPMMETAAREVARCDILLVIGTSLAVYPAAGLVDLTQPGTPVYVIDPKQPEFRFQSNVTFIQKTAAEGTPELVQDLIKKKKEH
- a CDS encoding SGNH/GDSL hydrolase family protein — protein: MKQEEKEALLEYLVQFSNIEKRFPLFQGIKDAEAVADFIGLDSDQFQSIRNHFDEQAKKAAEEILKDEKMLELIESLPIEADATIAVVGDAITDDRQGWFQIFRNVLEMAVPKANYRFIDASLGESLSSDALRRLERDVIAHKPDWIFVALGSQDAQRLHLTTGRTLVSLAEFWENINAIESAILQNCDNPPVWITPPPVISELMQQMPLHAGVVLEEDLKEFREVISGKSGYIVDPAGKRMGSPPDAWNFLNDGFHPSLAGNTETVKSIIKTFAEAEKQDKGENDGNEPGGPDDG
- a CDS encoding SDR family NAD(P)-dependent oxidoreductase, which translates into the protein MAQKTILVTGASKGIGYATAAYLAGEKKHVLAVARSKDRLEELKSKAPKRIETVACDLLDSSSIQNLVDAVRDQNLQITSLVHNAGGLIKKNFMELTDDDWNTMWNMNVMSAVRLLRALFPFFAKGAHIVTIGSMGGYQGSSKFPGLSAYSTSKGALSIWTEAMAAELKDDNISVNCLCLGAVQTEMFSAAFPGVKAPLKPEDIGEYIGDFAMKAHKFMNGKVLPVTSGDP
- a CDS encoding M23 family metallopeptidase — translated: MHRAILPSLLLIVTLNACHFQDDSSYDTSDTAEPVSEKVEIQPELDVFGINKELEATTHRIRRNESLSFILRNNGLTPRNVHEIVQASSGIFDVRRIRAGRPLHIYTQSDTTGGAAKPRYIVYEENSTDFIRFELGDSVSVERGSKPQETRTRLVSGEINSSLYQALRSLGVDQQLTHRLAEVYAWQVDFYRIQRGDHFEVYFEEKYVDGQRTGIGRIKAAVFNHRGNNYYAFHYRQNGMDEYYDENGKSMRRQFMAAPLEYNRISSRFSHNRYHPVHRRHMPHYGTDYAAPTGTPIRAVGDGVVTAARYGRNNGNFVRIRHNSIYETGYLHMSRFADGISAGTEVEQGQIIGYVGATGTATGPHLCFRFWKHGEPVDPQRIDLPPADPIQTEHRVAFLSRKEDLLTRMDIDPDTVIQRPFAFAPDIGYSGILSGSPAQEDSTEL
- a CDS encoding tetratricopeptide repeat protein, producing the protein MGLSNKQKNYIREQYRKKSSGQLAREIKADPDDIAAYIETLQPTADGRKKLIFLAITLMIPVLFFVILESSLRLFNYRGDTSLFEFPEEYFKGEYGLPNRNFNARYFFNTANLPGFSNDAFLADKPDTSFRVFVMGGSSTAGYPYGFNGTFSRVTADAMKDVMPGRLIEVVNIGAAAVNTYTLYDQIPEILAQEPDAIFIYTGHNEYYGALGVGSSEQFGAFPGFVRTYLRLQRLKTFMLIRDFIATVSGWIATTMADERLPAGDGTLMQRMVQDQTITLDSDAFLLGKNQFESNLDKILSRFDKNDIPVFISSIASNLKDQKPFVSIRSDKHPPAEEVFQRAKEHYQAGNYQDAYEKFKYAKDLDALKFRAPEIFNEIIRKKAEIHNAHYVPAYESLQANSINGIIGFDFMLEHLHANQPGYFHIGKSFFESFAESGILENELELTELRDWEHYFDAMKLSELDDRIAYHRIQLLTGGWPFKDEPDPYGYPYGYEPEGFIDDVAFDVVHTAKRWDQAKLSIAEYYTENGAFEKALSEYKGLIRDQPYNHSPYQFAGRLLLQYMNDFDRARPHFEKAWSMKPSNYNARMLGSIEVNDGNYERGISLLEQALEFNERDVQAMFNLSGAQAMNGQLETAYETAMKLRQVQPGFPGLDSWLWQLERQRQQHSPENQ